CCTTGGTCAGTTCGCCGCGTGCGTACCGTTCCCGTGCAATGCCCAGGGCTCGGTCGTGCGGAGGCTGGTTGCTTGTACGGGTCTGATGGCTCAGGGCACGGACCAGGAGCACCACTCCGAGAATCAGAAGACCCAGGAACAGCGCCATCCCGATCCAACCGAACACCCCAGCGCCCATGCCGTAGCCGTATCCATAATCCATCATGGTGATCGCCCCCCTGTGGGCAAGCCGTTGAGTACAGGCCCCTGACGGCCTGACACAAAGTATGAGAAAGCGTCCCCGGTAGGGGACACTTTCTGTTTGTGACAACCGAAAATGCCACC
This sequence is a window from Deinococcus aerophilus. Protein-coding genes within it:
- a CDS encoding SHOCT domain-containing protein, producing the protein MMDYGYGYGMGAGVFGWIGMALFLGLLILGVVLLVRALSHQTRTSNQPPHDRALGIARERYARGELTKEQYEQLQRDLDA